taaatcatttatggaacaaattatgctactgattcatagaATTAatgacaatctcaaaataataatcatatatattaaataaatcatacgtgagacaaattatgctactgattcatggaactcatgacaatctcaaaataactatcatatatgctactgattcatagaactcataacaatctcaaaataataatgatatatactaaataaatcatgcatgagacaaattatgctactgattcatggaactcatgacaatctcaaagtaactatcatatatactaaataaatcatacatgagacaaattatgctactcttatagaactcataacaatcttaaaataacaattatatatatatatataaatcattcaTGGGACAAATTATGTTATTGATTCATAGAATTCAtgaaaatctcaaaataataatcatatatactaaatatatcatacatgggacaaattatgctactgattcatggaactcatgacaatctcaaaataactatcatatatactaaataaatcatacctgagacaaattatgctactgattcatagaGCTCTTatcaatatcaaaataataatcatatatactaaataaatcatatatgaGACAAATTATTCTACTGATTCATGAAACTCATGACAATCTCAAAGTAACTATCacatatactaaataaatcatacatggacaaattatgctactgattcatataactcataacaatctcaaaataacaatcatatatatactaaataaatcatacatgggaaaaattactattaatgttaatcatttttgaaataatcatactacttaatatattaatgaatatAGAATTTGATTACTTTTGGAATGTGGACTTAGCAAAGTGTAACTTAAAAATGTGGACTTAGCAAagtgtaacttaaaaaaaaaatatgtgtaacgttacgacccgtgcgatagcacgggtctattactagtttcTGATATGATTGATGTTTGCTTTGTCATTGGATTGTTGTTTCcgggttttaaaaaaaatagcggAAAGGGGGAAAGAAGAACCTAGGATTTGTTGTTGGGTTGAACAAAAAtttgtcattatatttttttctggTATGATTAAGTTCGATGTTTGTATAAgtggtaaaaaataatttaaatatttgttatAAATTGGTCCTTTTAGTTTTTTAAGTATTAAATTTGTCATTCTAGTTTTTATGTGTATCGAAATGGTTATTTAATATTGTAACAGATTATAGCGTTACTCTTTTAGTGACTTTGAGTTACAAAATGTTTATGTGATTGTTACCTTTCAACAATTATTCTTGCTAATAATATCATTTGATCATGTAGATTGCTACCAACATCGTCAGGCATCATACCACTACAATACCACTTGAAAAAGCATAAATGATTAGTCTGCGAGTGAAATGCCAAATACCTATAAATTGACAAAAATCTTCAAATACCCTCCTTAATTTGTAAGGCGTTTATCAAATACCATATGCTTTGTTTACTCCGTATGTTGTGATGACATGATCATTAACTGCATACGTGCACCTATTCAACATAAGAGATAAAaaagttatcatatttgttgAATTCACAAATGTTGTTCAATTTAATGATtgatttttgaatattttacaaGGTTGTTGTTAaggttattgttgttgttgttgttggttcaACTGTTCTCCATCTCTTTATGTCTCTCTCTAACTCTTTCCCTCTCCTTTTCCCTTTCCCTCTATACGAGTTATTAACCGATGATTTGTCATATACATCAACATGTATAATCAAGTTTTCCAAAACATTACAACACTTCAAATACAACTTTTCCAACCACCACCCCCATCACATTCTACCATGGTAACAAAAATCGAAAACCGAACCTCTGTCTTATCCAAAAGACACCAGAAACTGCTCAGCCAGAGAATCGGAATTCGAACCGGAAAACCAGATGAAAACCGGAAAAAACTGTGAAACCGGCAGTTATTTGGTTTAGAATATTGGACCGCGTTTTTCTCGTTTTACCGTAGCAAATACTTGTCGATATGATATTTCATAGCAAGCAAGCAGCGTTGTTGATAAGCAGAAGAAGAGTGAGACAGAAATGAAAtggaaaaagaaggaaaaaaaaagggtaagGAAGAGAATAAGGaaagtttaattaaaaatatatattatcacgCAAAGTACAAGTCATgagacttaattttttttatatatagtcaTCGGACCTTTGTTTagttaaaaagaaattgagttagatattttatgttatttaatagtattaaattattactcaattgtcaaaataaaaataaaaattattactccaatattgcataattttttttttgttttggttgatatctattattttttttgtttattattatttaaaagtatacataaaatatatataattaaaagtggCCCGACCTCAGTTGAATCCCGGTCCGACTTTAAACCTCAAACCCTTAAGCATGCCGGTTTAACGATCGGTCCGGTTTTGATTACTTTGCATTCTACCCATAACtgccatcattttttttttggtattcatgAGGGCTTAAAGTCCgaaaaataattacaaagaGATCAGTCTAGGGGTAGTAGTAATCCCCAAATTATCTTATAACATAAAACTACTAAGGGAAGACAgacaaacatcaaaataaacAATATCAGGCCCAAGTCCTCAACTAGCATTAGCTAAGGCGTAGACATAAATATTAGTTTCTTTATATGAATGAGAAATTTCAATGTCCCAATCCATATCCAATAGCTTCCATATTCGGTGCTCTACTATTCCCCTATCAAACTATGTAAATTTCTACCCATGAGCACTTGCACAATATATGTTGAATCAATGTTCAATTCCACCTTCTTAAAACCCAACACTCCAACACATTGCAAGCCCTCAAGAACTTCCCATAGTTCTGCCACGAACACATTACATCGACCGATATTCTTCACATAGCCTCGAATCCACTCACCTTGACTACCCCTTGTCACTTCCCCACAGCCCGCGAGTTGATCCGATTTGCATGCCCCATCAATATGGAGCTTGATAAAGCCTTGTTTAGGAGCATTCCACCGGATCATATTAACCCGCTGGATTCTCTCTGCCATCACACCATTCAAACGCGACGCATCCCTATATTCTTTAACCGGCCTTCTGCATGGTAACCTGCACGATTGTATGGACGAGCAAAATTCGCTTCAAACAACTCTTTATTCCTCTAACTGCACGCTGTTGCACAAAACTCGCACCAACCTCCCACCCCACATGATACAAAAGtctattatatttattaccAAATAACTCACATTCCAGCCACATGTCTTAAAAAAAGAGAGCGTTTTTCCCCATTATCCACCTTACGAATAATGTTATTCCCAAACAAGTGACATATACTAACCCGACCCTTTCACCAACCCCACCCCACACAAATCTTTCCACTATACATTTTCCCCCCTCCTCAACTATAGAGACACAAATTACTTGTTGTAACTGCGTTAACGCagctacaacaacaacaaccgtCTGATTTAAATGAACAGTCATGATCATTTTGATGCAAATGTATCTTAACCGTTCGATGTGAAATAAATGGACATGAATCATTACTGCATATTAATGCGTGGTTTATTTATTGCAGCAAATCCTAGTCCCAACTCCaccttctaaaaaaaaaatcactatgattaaaaaactcacaaaattaaaatcactcTTTTTTgcgtaaaaaattaaaatcgaaCTGCGAAAACAAATGAAATAAAAGTGGAAAGTAATTAGATATTTCCcgtcaaagaaagaaaaagaaaaagttatttTGATCCATCGCCAAAAGCGTACTCATCACGTTGATTCAAAGCAAAATCTCCACCGTCTATTGTCATCTCGCTTTGGGAATATAATGTAACGGCTAAACACGTTCCACGTCATCGATCCACGGCAAAGCCCATTATCCAATAGAATCGCGAGAACcttcttatatataaataaatcaacGCAAGCATTCATAATTCACCAActactttcaagtttcaactctGCATCTAATTTCATTCCCAATTCGAAACCCTAACATTTTCTAAATTCCCAAAACTCCGATTCAATGGCACCAAAGGGAGAGAAGAAGCCAGCGGAGAAGAAACCCGCAGAGGAGAAGAAGTCGACCGTAGCAGAGAAGGCTCCCGCTGAGAAGAAGCCAAAGGCAGGAAAGAAGCTGCCAAAGGACGGTGGTTCAGCCGCAGcaggagagaagaagaagaagagaaataaGAAGAGCGTAGAAACATACAAGATCTACATCTTCAAAGTTCTGAAACAAGTTCACCCTGACATTGGTATCTCAAGCAAAGCCATGGGTATAATGAACAGTTTCATAAATGATATATTCGAGAAACTCGCACAAGAATCATCAAGACTTGCAAGGTACAACAAGAAGCCAACAATCACTTCTAGGGAAATTCAGACTGCTGTTAGACTTGTTCTTCCCGGTGAATTGGCTAAGCATGCTGTTTCTGAGGGTACCAAAGCTGTTACTAAGTTCACAAGTTCTTAGACTGATATGATTTCGTTGTTGTTTATTGGTTTCTTTGTTTTCTGAATCTGATTTTAGTTATTATTAGATTATATATTTCAACTAGTAGCTTTTCCCGTGTTTAAAGATGTAACTGAATTAATTGGATCTTGTGGATCCTTTTTGTGTATTAAAACGGTGGAATTTATCATATATGATCTCTTGTGTTTTCATGGTATATTTGAAAAGGTCTCCTTGAATAAATGAttgaaaatacataaaaatatctCTCAATAGGGAGACCAGAGAATTCAAGctcaaatgaatttatttgagaATTAGTAATAGGTCTTTAAAATGGAAAATTTGTAATTGGATCTAAGTATAGTCTTTGTTTAAATCTGTTTTTATGGGGGACGGAGATGCTAGAAAGTAGAAAGATTTGTTGAATTAAACTAGATCACGTGTGCTTATAAAAAGACAAGGTTGGATTAGGAGTGTGGCATTTGAAATCTTTCAATTTAATTGTATTAGGTAAATGATGTTGGAAGTTAAAATCGTATAAGCTAGTAATAAGCGAGGGTTATGTTATGGTTGAAGATTTCGTGTTCACAAGTTTGTCTAGAGTTTAGATTGCAGTGGGTGGTGTTTAAGCAGGTTGAAGGGGCTTTGCTTGGAGTGGTGTTTGAGAATTGAGAGATAGGTTCCTCAAATTGGCATAACTGATTAAATTTGTAGActatatttggttaaaaaaaaaactaagtttaCTTGATTCAGTTACATGAACTTAAAGTAATCTCACTTTACATTGTTTACTTTAAGGTTCTTTAAGTTCAATTAAATTGCATAACTGAGTTTACTTGGAGTGGTGTGTGGGTGGGGGGGTGCATGTAAGTTGGTAGACTTAGTTTATATCGGATGGTTTATACTGATGACTTGCTTGATGATGGGAAAATAGGATGTGGGGGTGTGTTGAGATGTAGTGATGGTGAATGgttggatttattttttatttattggtttagGAAATGCTTATCTAGCGGAGCTGTGGGTAGTTTTTGAATGTTTCAAACTTACTAGAAGTTTGAATTTTAGAACAGTGGAACTAAATGTTGATTCTATAGTTGTATTGTAGTCCAAGTTATTTCTCACAATGAGGGATTGCTGGAAGTGCTCTGGTGCAAAAAATTAGACAGATTTTGGCCCTTGACTGAGAGGTTGTGGTGCATCACTCGATTCACTCCTACCGTGAGTCAAACCAATGTTTGGATGTCTTTGCTAAAATTGGGTGTGATTTGGGTTATGGTTGTGTTGTTTATGATTAATGATAGTTGTCCTAAGTCCTAACCAGTTAAGTAGCTTGCTACTATTGGACATAATGGGGATAACTACCTCTAGATTAGTTTCTATATAATcgttcttttttctttgtacTTAAGCcctctttttaattaaaaaaactaatctCTCCTAAACTATAAGACTGTTTCTTTCCTGTTGGAAATGGTATGCCAActtcattttctaaaatatgTATGAACTTGAGAGAATATACagtagaattttaattaatttcaactttttttttagatattGATATATggtttttaaacttttttttgacaccTATTGATAGTAGATATTTTGCttgtaaaatatatttaatttattttaaattaaaataaaaagggtaaaaatgaattttatttaaaataataaaagtaaaaacGCAAGAAAAAATGATATGTTATAAATTCACACACTATTTGAAACgtgtaaaatataaatcataagttaataaaataagttataagtttgTGATAAAAAGATAAGGGTCAGGCTAATATTTGAAACACAAGTTTTGATACTTTTAAGGTCAATATACACACATTTAAAgacaaatttttcttataaatatgcttaactagtgtttTGAAGatactatttagcattttctaaaagacaattatcaaacaATTCGTTTTTTTGTCATTAGAGTTTATAAGTTATATAAGCTCGAAATTTGAATTGTAAAACATAACTTAGGTATTAACGgatactagtataacttacccgtgcaaatgcacgggttaatgttcaatgaaaaatatagatatttcacatgaaaaatatggattattaaattttaaatattttgtgggttttttaattatttgtaaaattaattttatatttaatgtaataatttatttaaatatgataaatgatccaaattttggagattttaaggagaaatggtagaacggagagtgatactccactccccgttcccaacccacatgttcgtatatttgttcttttattttcataaaaaaaggtcattaagcaaaaactaatctaacagttaatatatattagttcttaatcgtcatctctctcctttagacatttgttttcttctgaaGTATTTTAGCCCATGttcccgtgtgaaaaaatttcacatttgtgtaatgaacagtagaattatttgtcatttgcttgacacaaaaaaaatttatatcattttttttatgcatatctcatttgttaatggtgcaaattttaaaaaatttatctatttgtttatcttacagtgatgtttggaaaataaaaacaaagtaatacatgatattattacttttaattatttctttttttatatataaaatcattgttactttccttactttcaattgatatttatcgtattttttatataataaaatctacaaatgtatgttccactccgtgtaagttattttttgcttaataccccctattgtaatattatgtttggtataaatcactatgtaacttttttttattaataaaattaataaaataataaaataaaatagaaaaataatctatgaagtcaattacttcattccttttatatttcagacaatcacaccattttctctgttcgataagtatgaagtttgagaataactttttttatgaacaattaaattactatttttattgatttttatattCCTCTTAAGGTGAGTATTTTTTTTCAGAGATTCTTaagccttcaattttgttttgaaacatattaagccttcaatttctcagttccacatttgtccaattcgttctatataattttttttgataagcaattcgttctatagtatagttcttcgaggagtttctattatttaatcagtatatttgttaaatatcacatgaaaaaatagacaaacaaaaaaataatgagtaaaaaaaagagtacaacatttattaataatagtaaaaaaaaaatatttataagcatgatttacaccaataaaaaataatatgaacaaaaagtgttttttaataagtaaacataattaaaaaaaatgacaataaaatataaaaaaatataaataaatacttaaaactctaacataaGTTGATAACACCtgatcctaatttgaataacgaaTATACATGCTTACGATTCTAGCCCTTTAGTAATGACTATCCCAccgcaaaaacaaaaaaaaaaaaatcgcaaaattaaatttcaaaaccAAACCGCGAAAACAACTGTGAAATTAAAAGTGGAATTTCCATTTGAGCGCGCAATGAAAGTAGGGATATATCCCACCCACCGTTACTGCTTACGTTGAATAAAAGCAAAATCTCCACCGTCTATTGTCATGTCCCTTTAGTAATGTAACGTAACGGCTAAACAAGTTCCACGTCATCGATCCGCGGCAACGCTTATTATCCAATAGAAACGCGAGAACcttcttatatataataaatcaaCGCATATTTCTTCACTCAACCACTTTCACTTCATCTTATTTCATTCCCAATTCGAAACCCTAACATTTTCCAAATTCCCAAATTCTCCGATTCAATGGCACCAAAGGGAGAGAAGAAGCCAGCGGAGAAGAAACCCGCAGAGGAGAAGAAGTCCACCGTAGCAGAGAAGGCTCCCGCTGAGAAGAAGCCAAAGGCTGGAAAGAAGCTGCCAAAGGACGGTGGTTCAGCGGCAGcaggagagaagaagaagaagagaaacaaGAAGAGCGTAGAAACATACAAGATCTACATCTTCAAAGTTCTGAAACAAGTTCACCCTGACATTGGTATCTCAAGTAAAGCAATGGGAATAATGAACAGTttcataaatgatatatttgaGAAACTCGCACAAGAATCATCAAGACTTGCAAGGTACAACAAGAAGCCAACAATCACTTCTAGGGAAATTCAAACTGCTGTTAGACTTGTTCTTCCCGGTGAATTGGCTAAGCATGCTGTTTCTGAAGGAACCAAAGCTGTTACCAAGTTCACAAGTTCTTAGACTATTTCTTGAAGTGTTGTTATTGGGTTACTATATCTGTTTAGGCGCAATTAGGCTTCTttgtttttagatttattaattttctaaGTTGTAATGACCTAATTGGATTTGTTGATCCTTTTGTGTATGGAAGTACTTTAATCAATGATATTGGACTTCAAAATTGACCGTGTTTTAGTTTTTTGCCTTATATGttttattgatttcaataagTATTTAGTCTCTAATTCTAACTTGCAATTTGAAAACTCTGCAGTTACTCAATGCATATTTACAATCACCATTTAGTTTTGACGGAATCTTAGTGATTCTGTGATTTTGTTGCCACTCCagtgtaatttttttcaaaaccaCTGACGGTGTAACGTTGTCATTTTCAACTTTCGTGGGATCAACTCTGCATCTGTTATGGTTATCGTTTCATCGGCTTGTAAACTCGTGCTTTGCAGCCAAGAAGCTTGGAAATGAAATTTGTTGGGACTGACGTTGGACGTGAATGAGATAAAGAAATCCAATCATTTCAAAAGGAATGGAATCACTCGACACCAAATTGTGACCTTCTAATCTCATTTAATCTATCATCACGCGAACCTCTAACACTCCCCTTTTGGATCTCACATTCTAGTGCTTCTCTTCACACATGACAACAGCTCGTCTTTATCTTCCCTGCCTGAATGGAGAAGATGAAACAAATACTGCCATTGCTCGCGCATTACAGTAACACTATCACGTAAATTGGAGACATAAATTGCATTACTGAAGTGTTGCGAATGACTCATCTTG
This portion of the Trifolium pratense cultivar HEN17-A07 linkage group LG3, ARS_RC_1.1, whole genome shotgun sequence genome encodes:
- the LOC123918541 gene encoding probable histone H2B.1 — encoded protein: MAPKGEKKPAEKKPAEEKKSTVAEKAPAEKKPKAGKKLPKDGGSAAAGEKKKKRNKKSVETYKIYIFKVLKQVHPDIGISSKAMGIMNSFINDIFEKLAQESSRLARYNKKPTITSREIQTAVRLVLPGELAKHAVSEGTKAVTKFTREKKPAEKKPAEEKKSTVAEKAPAEKKPKAGKKLPKDGGSAAAGEKKKKRNKKSVETYKIYIFKVLKQVHPDIGISSKAMGIMNSFINDIFEKLAQESSRLARYNKKPTITSREIQTAVRLVLPGELAKHAVSEGTKAVTKFTSS